One genomic segment of Mangifera indica cultivar Alphonso chromosome 6, CATAS_Mindica_2.1, whole genome shotgun sequence includes these proteins:
- the LOC123218539 gene encoding uncharacterized protein LOC123218539: MAEEIVTSTAAQLASEATVSACDLLKQHISYVFKYQSYINDLKKLVEELRNKKETVEKPVELAERQGGEIYKAVKKWLSDVDEFTERVANAIIEDEDKANKGSCLKLKSCPNLIQRYKLGKEAVKAAVSGADLLGKGNFRSVSYRPALQRTESMYVRGYEAFDSREQVLQEILDTLKDANVNMVGVHGMGGVGKTTLVKKVAWQVKEDKLFHEVAIAEVTQTPDYKKIQEKLASDLGLEFCQESEYQRASQLRSRIKKEKSLLIILDNIWTKLDLDAIGIPFGDAEKGGKDDLFWDAEKGGKDDLFWDAEKERKDDKIRPCTILLTSRNRDVLSKDMKTQKNIFVSPLSEDDARNLFRKIVGDSVESSDFHPLADEFATKCAGLPIAISTIANTLKNESLHFWKDALARLKRSNPRHIPDMEESVYSTIELSYNFLKIEEAKSLFLLCALADAGSSMSTGDLLKYSMGLNLFGDVYTLEEGRDRLHSLIDYLKASCLLLDDGNDHVVKMHDIIHDVAVSIASTEKFMFNIQNVICLKDMLGEKVPKHSTAISLPYRDIYDELPQRLEFPKLKLFFLLMKNHSLQIPDAFFEEMKELRVLNLTRFQFFSLPSSLSCLKNLKTLCLDNCLLEDLRILGELSKLEILSFSGSHIKQLPTEIGRLTWLKLLDLSNCINLKYIAPHVLSCLSRLEELYMGNCFVQWEVEGVDNQGRRNASLEELKQLSNITTLHLHVQDARGMPQDFFFKKLKSYHLFVGDKWKWSDKYCSSTSRTFKLKISDNVYLGQGIKSLLEMTEDLFLEEMNGVRCVVYELNVDGFPHLKHLHVMDSLNILYIINSVAWKVAFPKLESLILCNLIKLEKICHGQLNARSFSKLKIIKIEKCDRLEYLFSSFMVKNLMQLQEIEVTDCKNLKELFGEENDYHGDEIEMNDKIEFNQLCSLTLQRLHKFNKIDSNLAVVFPRLENLQLCSINIDNTWLDRSLSIFSYSQCLKSLSIEECHGLNYLFSSAMVKSLNELQKLVISNCKSMEVIVNSKGIQGEEKIIDMSFPKLLYMKLTFLPELTSFGIGKLIEFPSLKELHIERCSNLKTFLCKSSHPDTVREEGEVNLENYFMNINPLFDEKVAFPSLEEMVLLDLDNLQLIWHNQKLHGKSFCKLKVVRVESCEKLLTIVSSNTQGNLSFRNLKRLTVRDCRSMNSLFPVSTATGLVQLEHLEIRFCGLEKIVSEEEVMGAPTFLFPQLKSIYLIYLKELKYFYPRWNTIEWPMLSTLEMSDCKKIKVHDFEFSSFQERDEERQPPIFYLEKVIPNLETLDLDADDFGLAFLHSNLAERLGKLKHLELSYFDDESGSSLVNFLQKLNCLESLDICWNSSKELFPYKQGHIWKQDFRGDSFLQNLQKLSVYGCDCLTISMPSSTSFKNLKNLSVHWCNGLDKALTCEAAKTLVNITALVIKKCKLLTGVVASEGDQEEEIVFGQLKTLELSCLSSLTSFCSANYSFKFPCLEQVIVSQCPKLKIFSQGALSTPLLKKIQLTEEYNHQEFFWEDDLNSTIQQIFTKMVGYRNFEHLTLSEFPNIKERIWNGQLPNNFFENLKSLVVDTFLDISTGISSNVLCCFKNLELLKVKSCESLEQVFDLEESHQEISGLQKLKSLKIDNCNSLRSIFTPAILLGLVQLQEVKVKNCALIEEIIKKEEKKDGVSDKIIIPKLNSVKLESLPSLTSFYSGRNVLECPPLETIIIKDCQKVQMNEFNIHLAAFFTEKVDIPALGSCSCFQNVTILHIGGFDHLKYLFPPSMLKSFFKLKELEISNCTFMERVIDEDDGRTRTMLFPKLWWLELRDLPRLITFYNSTASFVEMSSLLGLWINNCPGIQTFISSSIYGDLTASSKELEGLTAKEDSTHMVSLFDKKVRLPSLKTLEITHADQLVKLWDNQVSLDSFGKLIRVTVGFCKRLVSVFPANMLGSHQKLEFLEVQNCDSVEEIFEVLEKSSVMVEENFAKEETIPRFVFSKLTWLYLQMLPSLKSFYPEKHISEWPDLEVLKVHGCNNVKIIASESLSIPGSDGESQQTLFFVYKDAFPSLKELELCEMPRLSHLWRGNFQPCHAFQNLRTLKVSECSSLENSCFSMLPLQNLGTLLVSQCDGLRYLLTPSKAKTLNRLKRMNVSECKSMVEIITHLGDEVVENSIVFGKLDCLELHCLSSLKSFCGGDYSFEFPFLEKVVVRKCLEMETFCHGVLSTPNLQRLQLTDGEEDAVEECWEGNLNSTIQYLFRNMNVQYSKED; encoded by the exons ATGGCTGAGGAAATAGTTACGAGTACTGCCGCGCAACTTGCATCAGAAGCTACAGTGTCGGCATGCGATTTGCTTAAACAGCATATATCATATGTGTTCAAGTACCAGAGCTACATCAACGACCTCAAAAAACTAGTCGAGGAGctcagaaataaaaaagaaacagtgGAGAAACCTGTAGAGTTAGCTGAAAGACAGGGGGGAGAGATTTATAAAGCTGTTAAGAAATGGTTGAGTGATGTAGATGAGTTTACTGAAAGGGTAGCAAACGCCATCATTGAGGATGAAGATAAAGCAAACAAGGGCAGCTGTTTAAAATTGAAGTCATGTCCTAATTTGATTCAACGTTACAAGCTTGGAAAGGAAGCGGTGAAAGCTGCAGTGAGTGGGGCCGATCTGTTAGGGAAAGGCAACTTCCGTAGTGTTTCCTATCGTCCTGCTCTACAGAGGACAGAATCCATGTATGTCAGAGGCTACGAGGCCTTTGATTCCAGAGAGCAAGTTTTGCAAGAAATTTTGGACACCTTGAAGGATGCTAATGTTAACATGGTCGGGGTGCATGGGATGGGAGGTGTGGGAAAAACTACACTGGTAAAAAAAGTAGCTTGGCAGGTGAAGGAAGACAAGTTATTCCATGAGGTGGCCATTGCTGAGGTAACACAAACCCCAGActacaaaaaaattcaagaaaaacttGCTTCCGATTTAGGCTTGGAATTTTGTCAGGAGAGTGAATATCAGAGAGCTAGTCAACTACGTTCCAGGATAAAGAAGGAGAAGAGTTTACTTATAATACTGGATAATATTTGGACAAAACTTGATTTGGATGCAATTGGAATTCCTTTTGGGGATGCTGAGAAAGGAGGAAAAGATGATCTTTTTTGGGATGCTGAGAAAGGAGGAAAAGATGATCTTTTTTGGGATgctgagaaagaaagaaaagatgataAGATCAGGCCATGCACGATATTGTTAACTTCAAGAAATAGGGATGTATTAAGCAAAGATATGAAGACTCAGAAGAACATCTTTGTAAGTCCTTTATCTGAAGATGACGCAAGGAATTTGTTTCGGAAGATTGTGGGTGATTCTGTAGAAAGCTCTGATTTTCATCCTTTAGCAGATGAGTTTGCTACAAAATGTGCAGGTTTACCGATTGCAATCTCAACAATTGCAAATACATTGAAAAATGAGAGTCTTCACTTTTGGAAGGATGCCTTGGCTCGACTTAAAAGGTCTAATCCAAGACATATTCCAgatatggaagaaagtgtataTTCTACTATAGAGCTGAGTTACAATTTTCTGAAAATTGAGGAAGCTAAATCACTATTTCTTCTTTGTGCTCTAGCAGATGCTGGTAGTAGCATGTCCACTGGTGACCTATTAAAATATAGTatgggtttgaatttgtttggaGATGTATATACATTGGAAGAAGGAAGGGATAGATTGCATAGTTTGATAGATTATCTCAAAGCTTCTTGCCTGTTGTTGGACGATGGCAATGACCATGTTGTTAAAATGCATGATATTATTCATGATGTTGCTGTGTCGATTGCTTCGACAGAGAAATTCatgtttaatattcaaaatgtcATTTGCTTGAAAGACATGTTGGGGGAGAAAGTACCAAAACATTCAACTGCTATTTCTCTACCCTATAGAGATATTTATGACGAGCTTCCTCAACGGTTAGAATTTCCCAAACTAAAGTTGTTCTTCCTATTGATGAAAAATCACTCACTACAAATTCCAGATGCtttttttgaagaaatgaaagaaCTCAGAGTTTTAAATCTTACCAGATTTCAATTCTTTTCATTACCTTCATCCCTTTCTTGCCTAAAAAACCTTAAGACATTGTGTCTGGACAATTGCCTGTTGGAGGATTTAAGAATTTTAGGAGAGCTAAGTAAATTAGAAATTCTTAGCTTCTCGGGGTCTCACATTAAACAGTTGCCTACAGAAATCGGACGGTTGACTTGGTTAAAGTTATTAGATTTGAGCAATTGTATAAACCTTAAATACATTGCACCACATGTCCTCTCTTGCTTGTCTCGATTAGAAGAACTATATATGGGCAACTGCTTTGTTCAATGGGAAGTTGAAGGAGTGGATAATCAAGGACGAAGAAATGCTAGCCTTGAAGAGTTAAAACAGTTGTCGAACATAACAACTTTACATCTTCATGTTCAAGATGCTCGAGGTATGCCACAAgactttttcttcaagaaattgAAAAGTTATCATTTATTTGTTGGAGATAAATGGAAGTGGTCTGATAAATATTGCAGTTCAACTTCAAGAACATTCAAACTGAAGATAAGTGATAATGTTTATTTGGGGCAAGGAATTAAAAGTTTGTTGGAGATGACTGAAGATCTCTTTCTTGAGGAAATGAATGGAGTTAGATGTGTTGTTTATGAACTCAATGTGGATGGTTTTCCACATTTAAAGCACCTGCATGTAATGGACAGtcttaatattttgtatatcaTTAACTCAGTTGCTTGGAAGGTAGCCTTTCCCAAGTTGGAGTCCTTGAtcctttgtaatttgattaaactGGAGAAGATATGTCATGGTCAACTCAATGCAAGGTCCTTTAGCAAATTAAAgatcataaaaatagaaaagtgtGATAGATTGGAGTATCTCTTTTCATCCTTCATGGTAAAAAATCTTATGCAGTTGCAAGAAATTGAAGTGACTGATTGTAAGAACCTAAAAGAGCTTTTTGGTGAAGAAAATGATTACCACGGTGATGAAATTGAAATGAATGATAAGATAGAGTTCAATCAACTGTGTTCATTGACTTTACAACGCCTACACAAATTCAATAAGATCGATTCTAACTTGGCG GTTGTCTTTCCAAGATTGGAGAACTTGCAACTGTGTTCAATTAATATTGACAATACATGGCTTGATCGATCTCtatcaatattttcttatagTCAGTGCTTGAAAAGTTTAAGCATTGAGGAGTGTCATGGCttgaattatttgttttcatctGCTATGGTCAAAAGTCTTAATGAACTCCAAAAGTTGGTGATAAGCAATTGTAAGTCAATGGAAGTAATAGTCAACTCAAAAGGAATACAAGGAGAAGAAAAGATAATCGATATGAGTTTTCCTAAACTGTTGTACATGAAGCTTACATTTTTGCCAGAACTCACAAGTTTTGGCATTGGGAAGTTAATTGAATTCCCCTCCTTAAAAGAACTTCACATTGAGAGATGCTCTAACTTGAAGACATTCTTGTGCAAATCTTCTCATCCAGACACTGTGAGAGAAGAAGGAGAAGTGAATTTGGAAAACTACTTTATGAATATAAATCCTCTCTTTGATGAAAAG GTTGCTTTTCCCAGCTTGGAGGAGATGGTGCTCTTAGACTTGGATAACTTGCAGCTGATATGGCACAACCAAAAACTCCATGGGAAATCCTTTTGCAAACTAAAAGTAGTGAGAGTCGAATCCTGTGAAAAGTTATTGACTATTGTTTCATCTAATACTCAAGGAAATCTGAGCTTTCGCAATCTAAAGAGATTGACAGTTAGAGATTGTCGGAGTATGAATAGTCTCTTTCCAGTTTCTACTGCTACTGGTCTAGTGCAACTTGAACATCTAGAAATACGTTTTTGTGGGTTGGAGAAAATTGTTTCTGAGGAGGAAGTTATGGGAGCCCCAACATTTTTGTTTCCACAATTAAAATCTATCTACCTTATCTATTTAAAGGAGCTCAAATATTTCTACCCACGGTGGAATACAATAGAGTGGCCGATGCTAAGCACTTTGGAAATGTCTGATtgcaaaaagataaaagttcatgattttgaattttctagctTTCAAGAAAGAGACGAGGAGAGGCAACctcctattttttatttggaaaag GTCATACCGAATTTAGAAACGCTGGATTTAGACGCTGATGACTTTGGATTGGCATTCCTTCACAGTAATCTAGCTGAGAGACTTGGCAAGCTTAAACATCTCGAGTTGAGTTACTTTGATGATGAATCTGGTTCTTCTCTGGTCAATttccttcaaaaattaaattgtttggaATCACTAGATATTTGTTGGAATAGTTCAAAAGAGCTATTCCCTTACAAGCAAGGACATATATGGAAACAAGATTTCCGAGGGGACTCATTTCTTCAGAATCTTCAAAAGTTATCTGTATATGGATGTGATTGTTTGACAATTTCAATGCCATCTTCAACatctttcaaaaatcttaaaaatttatccgTACACTGGTGCAATGGATTAGACAAGGCCCTAACATGTGAAGCAGCCAAAACTCTTGTAAATATCACAGCATTGGTTATAAAAAAGTGTAAGTTACTGACAGGAGTAGTGGCAAGTGAGGGAGACcaagaagaagagattgttttTGGCCAATTAAAAACTTTGGAGCTTTCCTGTTTGTCAAGCCTCACTTCCTTTTGTTCAGCcaattattccttcaaattcccTTGTTTGGAGCAAGTTATTGTGAGTCAATGcccaaaattgaaaatcttttcTCAAGGAGCATTAAGCACACCATTACTAAAGAAAATACAGTTGACAGAAGAATATAATCATCAAGAATTTTTTTGGGAGGATGATCTCAATTCTACCATCCAGCAAATATTTACAAAGATG GTTGGCTATCGTAACTTTGAACATTTGACACTCTCTGAATTTCccaatataaaagaaagaatatggAATGGTCAGTTACCAAACAACTTTTTCGAGAATTTAAAGTCTCTGGTGGTGGATAcatttttagatatatcaacTGGTATTTCATCCAATGTGTTATGCtgcttcaaaaatctggaattGTTGAAAGTAAAAAGTTGTGAGTCACTTGAACAAGTGTTTGATTTGGAGGAAAGTCATCAAGAAATTTCAGGCTTACAGAAAttgaaatcattgaaaattgacaattgcAACAGCTTGAGATCCATATTTACTCCAGCTATACTGTTGGGTCTTGTTCAACTCCAAGAGGTAAAGGTGAAAAACTGTGCATTAATTGAAGAAATCAtcaaaaaggaagagaaaaaggatggagtgagtgataaaattataattcctaaattAAACTCTGTTAAGCTTGAGTCATTGCCTAGCTTGACAAGCTTCTATTCTGGAAGAAATGTTTTGGAATGTCCTCCCTTGGAAACTATTATCATTAAGGACTGTCAAAAGGTCCAAATGAATGAGTTCAATATTCATCTTGCTGCATTTTTCACTGAAAAG GTTGACATTCCCGCCTTGGGATCATGTTCTTGCTTCCAGAATGTAACAATCTTGCACATCGGTGGCTTTGatcatttgaaatatttattccCACCTTCTATGTTgaaaagttttttcaaactgaAGGAGCTTGAGATCTCTAATTGTACGTTCATGGAAAGAGtaattgatgaagatgatgggAGAACAAGAACGATGTTGTTTCCTAAATTATGGTGGCTGGAGCTTAGAGATCTTCCAAGACTCATAACATTCTACAATTCCACTGCAAGTTTTGTAGAAATGTCCTCCTTATTAGGACTCTGGATTAACAATTGCCCTGGTATTCAAACATTCATCTCTAGTTCTATATATGGTGATTTGACAGCATCAAGTAAAGAACTTGAAGGATTGACTGCAAAGGAGGACTCTACCCACATGGTATCTCTTTTTGATAAGAAG GTAAGACTCCCTAGTTTGAAGACATTGGAAATCACCCATGCTGATCAGTTGGTAAAATTATGGGACAATCAAGTCTCTTTGGATtcatttggaaaattaattagagTGACCGTAGGATTTTGTAAAAGACTCGTAAGTGTTTTTCCGGCTAACATGCTCGGGAGTCACCAAAAACTAGAATTTTTGGAAGTGCAAAACTGTGATTCAGTTGAAGAGATATTTGAAGTACTTGAGAAAAGCTCTGTCATGGTGGAGGAAAATTTCGCCAAGGAGGAAACAATCCCTAGGTTTGTGTTTTCTAAATTAACCTGGTTGTATCTACAGATGCTACCAAGTCTCAAAAGTTTCTACCCGGAGAAACATATTTCAGAATGGCCAGATTTAGAAGTGTTGAAGGTGCATGGATGTAATAACGTGAAGATCATTGCTTCAGAATCATTGAGCATCCCAGGGAGTGATGGAGAGAGTCAACAAACACTGTTTTTTGTTTACAAG GACGCATTCCCTAGCTTGAAAGAACTAGAATTATGTGAAATGCCCAGGCTATCGCATCTGTGGAGAGGAAATTTTCAGCCTTGCCATGCCTTTCAAAATCTCAGGACTCTAAAAGTGTCAGAATGTAGCAGTTTAGAAAATTCCTGTTTCTCAATGTTGCCTCTCCAGAATTTAGGAACTCTACTAGTTTCCCAGTGTGATGGGTTGAGATATTTACTGACACCCTCAAAAGCTAAAACTCTGAATCGACTTAAAAGAATGAATGTCTCGGAATGCAAATCGATGGTGGAAATCATAACACATTTGGGAGATGAAGTAGTAGAGAATTCAATTGTTTTCGGCAAATTGGATTGTTTGGAACTTCACTGTTTGTCCAGCCTTAAAAGCTTTTGTGGTGGGGATTATTCTTTTGAATTTCCATTCTTGGAAAAAGTAGTAGTCAGAAAATGCTTGGAGATGGAGACTTTTTGTCATGGAGTTTTAAGCACACCAAATCTCCAAAGACTACAGTTGACAGATGGAGAAGAGGATGCAGTAGAAGAATGTTGGGAAGGCAACCTTAATTCCACCATACAATATTTGTTCAGAAATATG AATGTGCAGTACTCCAAAGAAGATTGA
- the LOC123218549 gene encoding uncharacterized protein LOC123218549 isoform X2 codes for MPGLSHLWRGNFQPCNAFQNLRTLKVSECSSLENSCFSMLPLQNLGTLLVSKCDGLRYLLTPSKAKTLNRLKRMNVSECKSMVEIITHLGDEVVENSIVFGKLDCLELHSLSSLKSFCGGDYSFEFPLLEKVIVRKCLKMETFCLGDLSTPSLQRLQLTDGGEDAVEECWEGNLNSTIQYLFKNMNVQYSKED; via the exons ATGCCCGGGCTATCGCATCTGTGGAGAGgaaattttcagccttgcaatGCCTTTCAAAATCTCAGGACTCTAAAAGTGTCAGAATGTAGCAGTTTAGAAAATTCCTGTTTCTCAATGTTGCCTCTCCAGAATTTAGGAACTCTGCTAGTTTCCAAGTGTGATGGGTTGAGATATTTACTGACCCCCTCAAAAGCTAAAACTCTGAATCGACTTAAAAGAATGAATGTCTCGGAATGCAAATCGATGGTGGAAATTATAACACATTTGGGAGATGAAGTAGTAGAGAATTCAATTGTTTTCGGCAAATTGGATTGTTTGGAACTTCACAGTTTGTCCAGCCTTAAAAGCTTTTGTGGTGGGGATTATTCTTTTGAATTTCCATTATTGGAAAAAGTAATAGTCAGAAAATGCTTGAAGATGGAGACTTTTTGTCTTGGAGATTTAAGCACACCGAGTCTCCAAAGACTACAGTTGACAGATGGAGGAGAGGACGCAGTAGAAGAATGTTGGGAAGGCAACCTTAATTCCACCATAcaatatttgttcaaaaatatg AATGTGCAATACTCCAAAGAAGATTGA
- the LOC123218549 gene encoding uncharacterized protein LOC123218549 isoform X1: protein MPGLSHLWRGNFQPCNAFQNLRTLKVSECSSLENSCFSMLPLQNLGTLLVSKCDGLRYLLTPSKAKTLNRLKRMNVSECKSMVEIITHLGDEVVENSIVFGKLDCLELHSLSSLKSFCGGDYSFEFPLLEKVIVRKCLKMETFCLGDLSTPSLQRLQLTDGGEDAVEECWEGNLNSTIQYLFKNMLCFMITECAILQRRLKSFL from the exons ATGCCCGGGCTATCGCATCTGTGGAGAGgaaattttcagccttgcaatGCCTTTCAAAATCTCAGGACTCTAAAAGTGTCAGAATGTAGCAGTTTAGAAAATTCCTGTTTCTCAATGTTGCCTCTCCAGAATTTAGGAACTCTGCTAGTTTCCAAGTGTGATGGGTTGAGATATTTACTGACCCCCTCAAAAGCTAAAACTCTGAATCGACTTAAAAGAATGAATGTCTCGGAATGCAAATCGATGGTGGAAATTATAACACATTTGGGAGATGAAGTAGTAGAGAATTCAATTGTTTTCGGCAAATTGGATTGTTTGGAACTTCACAGTTTGTCCAGCCTTAAAAGCTTTTGTGGTGGGGATTATTCTTTTGAATTTCCATTATTGGAAAAAGTAATAGTCAGAAAATGCTTGAAGATGGAGACTTTTTGTCTTGGAGATTTAAGCACACCGAGTCTCCAAAGACTACAGTTGACAGATGGAGGAGAGGACGCAGTAGAAGAATGTTGGGAAGGCAACCTTAATTCCACCATAcaatatttgttcaaaaatatg CTATGCTTTATGATTACAGAATGTGCAATACTCCAAAGAAGATTGAAGTCATTCCTTTAA